From Pedobacter indicus, a single genomic window includes:
- a CDS encoding NVEALA domain-containing protein — protein MKKKILGAVAATAFAAVMALNLNVGIGANETSALTMNNIEALANGEGADCPNGCKDVGWGTQEILKCDCTYTSYFSSCDSWGC, from the coding sequence ATGAAAAAGAAAATTTTGGGAGCTGTAGCTGCTACAGCATTTGCCGCCGTAATGGCATTAAACTTAAATGTTGGCATTGGTGCCAATGAAACATCTGCCTTGACTATGAATAATATAGAGGCTTTGGCCAATGGTGAAGGTGCCGATTGCCCGAACGGATGCAAAGATGTTGGATGGGGAACTCAAGAAATATTAAAATGTGATTGTACTTATACAAGCTATTTTTCGAGTTGTGATTCTTGGGGTTGTTGA
- a CDS encoding O-antigen ligase family protein: MLLLCTVFVVDDSITQGIVIGQTFWFYKTLPAVALATFCSYLINKNPIGFSIVDGLFLLFMISGIVITWFPARELTPITQTLFNVLILYFLIKIQLSQVHNSSVILIVCFLLSGFIEAVWGLRQLYGFTHSQHSLFKTTGSFYNPGPYAGYLAMIAPMALHFFLRGNNALNGKITRNAILAIAATSFISIVIILPSTASRASWLSAIAGCLAVMIFNNRQLINLFATVKRKKIAFISFIGLMALTVAFYSLYVFKKDSADGRFLIWKNTIEQIKDNPFGVGIGFYAGSYGKYQAEYFENKNGTEQEEMIAGVPQYAFNEYLQICAEWGIFPFLLFLTILALSISSAIKNKKIAPLGGLISLLVFAGMSYPFSLMPFVISLIVLIAICNSSEDYESINKPIARVPVFLFYISAFCSTVYIAAQQKEIYESYQAWTKSRYLYNTKSYETAEKSYSEEYEALKHNVEYLFEYGHILSNIKDYRTSNLILGRAKERSCDPMIYNILGKNHQALGEYDQAIEHYLFAMNLVPHRLYPSYLLTRLYIEINDLEKAKESVQNLLDTNIKITSPATEQMRNDMKNVLDSLEKTTSRSTTNDFVDGCENCF; this comes from the coding sequence ATGTTATTGTTATGTACAGTTTTCGTAGTTGATGATTCCATAACTCAAGGAATTGTTATTGGTCAAACCTTTTGGTTCTACAAAACCTTGCCAGCTGTCGCTTTAGCTACCTTTTGTTCCTATCTGATCAACAAAAATCCTATCGGGTTTTCCATAGTCGATGGCTTGTTTTTATTATTTATGATATCGGGAATAGTAATAACCTGGTTTCCAGCAAGAGAGCTGACACCGATCACGCAGACACTATTCAATGTTTTGATCTTATATTTCCTTATTAAGATACAGCTATCTCAAGTTCATAATTCATCTGTAATCTTGATAGTTTGTTTTTTATTATCAGGATTTATTGAAGCGGTCTGGGGTCTAAGACAGCTATATGGATTCACTCATTCCCAACATTCGCTGTTCAAAACTACAGGATCATTTTATAATCCTGGGCCTTATGCAGGTTATCTGGCAATGATAGCTCCCATGGCATTACATTTTTTTCTACGCGGAAACAATGCATTAAATGGAAAAATTACAAGAAACGCAATATTAGCAATTGCAGCCACATCATTTATATCTATCGTAATTATTCTCCCTTCCACAGCTAGCCGTGCTTCGTGGCTTTCCGCAATCGCGGGATGCCTAGCTGTTATGATTTTTAATAATCGACAGCTAATTAATCTCTTTGCGACAGTTAAACGGAAAAAAATTGCCTTTATTTCCTTTATTGGACTTATGGCTCTCACTGTTGCATTTTATAGTCTCTATGTCTTCAAAAAAGATTCAGCAGACGGTAGATTCCTGATCTGGAAAAATACAATCGAACAAATTAAAGACAATCCATTTGGTGTTGGTATAGGATTCTATGCAGGAAGCTATGGTAAATATCAAGCAGAATATTTCGAAAACAAAAATGGAACGGAACAAGAAGAAATGATTGCAGGTGTTCCTCAATACGCATTCAATGAATATCTTCAGATATGTGCGGAGTGGGGAATTTTTCCCTTTTTGCTTTTCCTTACAATTTTAGCTCTCTCCATTTCTTCGGCTATTAAGAACAAAAAGATAGCACCGTTAGGTGGTTTGATTTCTTTATTGGTGTTTGCGGGTATGTCCTACCCTTTTAGTCTAATGCCATTTGTTATTTCCCTTATCGTCCTGATCGCTATATGCAACTCTTCAGAAGACTACGAAAGTATCAATAAACCGATCGCACGAGTTCCTGTATTTTTGTTTTACATTTCTGCATTTTGTTCGACTGTATATATTGCTGCTCAGCAGAAGGAGATATATGAATCTTATCAAGCATGGACAAAGTCTCGTTACCTATACAACACAAAATCTTATGAAACAGCAGAAAAGTCATATTCAGAAGAATATGAGGCTTTAAAACACAATGTAGAGTATCTTTTTGAATATGGTCATATACTATCCAATATAAAAGACTATCGTACTAGCAATTTAATCTTAGGAAGAGCTAAGGAGCGCAGTTGCGACCCCATGATATATAATATTTTAGGAAAAAATCATCAAGCATTGGGAGAATATGATCAGGCTATTGAACATTATTTATTTGCAATGAACTTGGTTCCTCATAGGTTGTATCCATCTTATTTGTTGACACGATTGTACATAGAAATCAATGATTTGGAGAAAGCAAAAGAAAGTGTACAGAACCTATTAGATACGAATATTAAGATTACTTCGCCTGCAACCGAACAAATGAGAAACGACATGAAAAACGTTTTAGATTCGCTTGAAAAAACTACTTCCAGATCCACAACCAACGACTTTGTCGATGGTTGTGAAAATTGTTTTTAG
- the lepB gene encoding signal peptidase I → MSKIKSVLRPIGFYLSLAIITILIVVLLRVFVFSIYTIPSNSMSPTLMIGDKILVNKLLFGGRIINLFNSNPEKSLIRIKGMRKIKHNELIVFNFPHRDTWAKIEMDLNRYFIKRCIGLPGDTIEIINGFFKIHGKMGSSGLTSSQENISLMSDLDLKRMERIYTTFPYDSVYNWNIKDFGPLYIPKIGDSLQIDSRNYILYKKLIEDETDQKLSMEAGEIYLDTQKIDHFVFSRNYYFLAGDNGLNSQDSRYWGLLPEYCITGIATRIWSSKNPATGKHRFERILKRIE, encoded by the coding sequence ATGTCAAAAATAAAATCGGTACTAAGACCTATCGGTTTCTACCTTTCGCTCGCGATTATAACCATTTTGATTGTTGTGTTGTTACGTGTATTTGTATTCTCAATATACACCATACCTTCCAACTCCATGTCTCCTACACTTATGATAGGAGATAAAATTCTTGTCAACAAACTACTGTTTGGAGGTAGGATTATCAATCTATTTAATTCGAATCCCGAGAAATCATTGATCCGTATAAAAGGGATGAGAAAAATCAAACACAATGAGTTAATAGTATTTAATTTTCCACATCGAGATACCTGGGCAAAGATCGAAATGGACTTAAATCGCTATTTCATTAAACGATGTATTGGTTTGCCTGGCGACACGATTGAAATTATAAATGGCTTTTTTAAAATTCATGGAAAAATGGGATCATCAGGATTAACCTCATCCCAAGAGAATATTAGCTTAATGTCAGATTTAGACTTGAAAAGAATGGAGCGTATATACACAACATTCCCCTATGATTCTGTTTACAATTGGAATATCAAAGATTTCGGCCCCCTATATATTCCAAAAATTGGGGATAGCTTGCAAATTGATTCTCGTAATTACATTCTTTATAAAAAACTGATCGAAGACGAAACCGATCAGAAGCTTTCCATGGAGGCCGGTGAAATCTATCTGGATACTCAGAAAATCGATCACTTTGTATTCAGCCGAAACTATTATTTTTTAGCTGGCGACAACGGGTTAAACTCCCAAGACTCACGTTATTGGGGACTTCTGCCTGAATATTGTATCACGGGGATCGCAACAAGGATTTGGAGTTCAAAAAATCCAGCAACTGGAAAACATAGGTTTGAACGGATTTTAAAAAGAATCGAGTAA
- a CDS encoding BF3164 family lipoprotein, whose product MKRGFRIVFNLFFVILLLSCNKAKSKKLMHFDDKIQLAGTTVPITDIHLKYPFRLRQGGSLLYIMDLHPKAHYAHEFAYPSLKHKNSFMKYGQAPNDFLDAENIRLDEHGILWSLDANKQKLVSFSNGFTEPDKTILLDDDLIRVLDFDFLNDSTFIVPDYTGEYRINLINHEGKIIDRVFKIPASDVLETKTPQVALAQAWRSFIDYNAEHGILAMVSQLGQVLEIYDLKKKRTINIVKNEEPEFIVKGGHAIPNGIMGYSDVYVGNESIYALFWGHSFEDIKRGKVTHEGGNSIHVFSLDGTPKIEYKLDSYITGFHINEKDKYILGLDVNSNQPLKKFRYD is encoded by the coding sequence ATGAAAAGAGGCTTCCGAATCGTATTTAATTTATTCTTTGTGATTCTTCTACTTTCCTGCAACAAAGCAAAGAGTAAAAAGCTTATGCACTTTGATGATAAAATTCAACTTGCCGGTACTACTGTACCGATTACTGACATACATCTTAAATACCCTTTCCGGCTTCGACAAGGAGGATCTTTACTTTATATAATGGATCTACATCCAAAGGCACATTATGCTCATGAATTTGCATATCCTTCTTTAAAACATAAAAATAGCTTTATGAAATATGGTCAGGCTCCTAACGATTTTTTGGATGCAGAAAACATTCGGTTGGATGAACATGGAATTCTTTGGTCGTTAGATGCCAACAAACAAAAACTAGTTTCTTTCTCTAATGGTTTTACGGAACCAGACAAAACAATCTTATTGGACGATGATCTCATTCGTGTACTCGATTTCGACTTCTTGAATGATTCAACATTCATTGTACCAGACTATACAGGAGAATACCGGATTAATCTCATAAACCATGAAGGGAAGATAATTGATCGTGTCTTTAAGATACCTGCAAGCGATGTTTTAGAAACCAAGACTCCTCAAGTTGCTTTAGCCCAAGCCTGGCGTTCGTTTATAGATTATAATGCTGAACATGGTATCCTTGCGATGGTTAGTCAGTTAGGCCAAGTGTTGGAAATCTATGATCTAAAAAAGAAAAGAACGATCAATATAGTAAAAAACGAAGAACCAGAGTTCATTGTAAAAGGAGGCCATGCTATCCCCAACGGCATAATGGGTTATAGTGATGTGTACGTAGGAAACGAAAGTATCTATGCATTATTTTGGGGTCATTCTTTTGAAGACATTAAACGAGGAAAAGTGACACACGAAGGCGGAAACAGCATACACGTTTTCTCTCTTGACGGTACGCCAAAGATTGAATATAAGTTAGACTCTTATATCACAGGTTTCCATATCAACGAAAAAGACAAATATATCCTAGGTCTTGACGTAAATAGTAATCAACCTTTAAAAAAGTTCAGATATGACTAA
- a CDS encoding NVEALA domain-containing protein — protein sequence MKKYIKFIIICFAIAISCIINLEGDEKYENFLLKLEIVEALADSENPEPYCYHLGSLDCPTSTIKVKYVL from the coding sequence ATGAAAAAGTATATCAAATTTATTATAATCTGTTTTGCAATAGCAATATCCTGTATTATAAACCTAGAAGGCGACGAAAAATATGAAAATTTTCTGCTTAAATTGGAAATTGTTGAAGCCTTAGCAGATTCCGAAAACCCTGAACCCTACTGTTATCATTTGGGCTCTCTAGATTGTCCTACCAGTACTATAAAGGTTAAATACGTTCTATAA
- a CDS encoding sensor histidine kinase: MNVENKRIRIIVTSILIAILFGQGIWVHNMNQVYRVQFTEIVAKAIETAILKEVSSRHEQMGGTIAFSRLTDPKDTSRYITKTLRSADTSLQVTFDRYDPNAQKKLFQFLLKDDLPLNVQQLDSLFRVELTRYKFPLARTVIEYIDLKTGKVLRSSSSISSPSRKWLSSELVVVDIFETIGVRAYAETTSTAVLKRMAFQLLLSFLLISFCVFFLFTIIRTFFWKEKVEAMRKESINTLTHEFKRPISSAVAQVSLIPYYLKKENPDKASQYAENTLLELNKLTAYTERIQSISKGTEPHLALNRVSVYLPDFFKRVKKKYAETPEKKIDLDVKFNSKFEYFTMDLLHMSNVLDNLIENAIKYSKDYLKIDVDVQDGKEGLLIRVKDNGIGIAKAEVTKVFDRYFRSSNVQQTNANGFGLGLTYCKLVVEEHGGSINVDSELGVGSTFSVRLPLAS, from the coding sequence ATGAACGTAGAAAATAAGCGAATTAGAATAATAGTTACTTCAATCTTAATTGCGATTTTATTTGGTCAGGGCATCTGGGTGCATAATATGAATCAGGTTTATCGAGTTCAATTCACGGAAATTGTTGCTAAAGCTATTGAAACAGCAATATTGAAGGAGGTATCAAGCAGACATGAACAAATGGGGGGAACTATCGCCTTTTCGCGTTTGACGGATCCGAAGGACACATCGCGTTATATTACCAAAACCCTACGATCAGCTGATACATCATTACAAGTGACCTTCGATCGTTACGATCCTAATGCTCAGAAAAAGCTTTTTCAATTTCTATTAAAAGATGATCTACCATTAAATGTTCAGCAACTCGATAGTCTTTTTCGGGTAGAACTGACGAGATATAAATTTCCGTTGGCACGTACAGTAATCGAATATATAGATCTGAAAACTGGTAAAGTGTTACGAAGTTCGAGTAGTATTTCTTCTCCCTCTCGCAAATGGTTGTCATCTGAACTGGTTGTTGTTGATATTTTTGAAACTATTGGAGTCCGGGCCTATGCGGAAACTACATCAACAGCTGTTTTGAAACGAATGGCCTTCCAGTTATTATTGTCTTTTCTTTTAATTTCCTTCTGTGTCTTTTTTCTTTTTACCATTATTCGAACATTCTTTTGGAAGGAAAAGGTTGAAGCCATGAGGAAAGAGTCCATCAACACGCTGACCCATGAGTTCAAGCGCCCGATTTCCAGTGCGGTAGCACAGGTTTCGCTCATCCCATATTATCTTAAAAAAGAGAACCCTGATAAAGCAAGCCAATATGCTGAAAACACGTTGTTGGAGCTTAACAAGCTAACCGCATACACAGAGCGTATCCAAAGCATCAGTAAGGGTACGGAGCCTCATCTGGCTCTGAACAGGGTTTCGGTTTACCTGCCTGACTTTTTTAAACGTGTGAAGAAGAAATACGCTGAAACGCCCGAAAAGAAGATTGATCTCGATGTTAAATTCAACAGTAAATTCGAGTATTTTACCATGGACCTCTTGCACATGTCAAATGTACTGGACAACCTGATAGAGAACGCGATTAAATATTCCAAAGATTACCTGAAGATAGATGTGGATGTGCAGGACGGCAAGGAGGGCTTGCTTATCCGGGTGAAGGACAACGGTATCGGTATAGCAAAGGCTGAAGTGACTAAGGTGTTCGACCGCTACTTCCGTTCATCTAATGTTCAACAGACGAACGCCAATGGTTTTGGCCTAGGGCTGACTTATTGTAAGCTGGTTGTCGAGGAACATGGTGGCTCGATCAACGTTGATAGTGAACTTGGGGTAGGCTCCACCTTTTCGGTGCGTTTACCTCTAGCAAGTTGA